One Methylobacterium oryzae DNA window includes the following coding sequences:
- a CDS encoding fumarylacetoacetate hydrolase family protein: protein MTADRVKDPNNLKLKTLVNGRVRQDWSTDDMIFNCRQLISFASRVMTLKPGDIFYTGTPQGVIFGEKIPRKDRAWLKPGDEVVSELEGLGELRFRLV from the coding sequence GTGACCGCCGACCGGGTGAAGGACCCGAACAACCTCAAGCTCAAGACGCTGGTCAACGGCCGGGTGCGCCAGGACTGGAGCACCGACGACATGATCTTCAACTGCCGCCAGCTGATCAGCTTCGCGTCGAGGGTGATGACCCTGAAGCCGGGGGACATCTTCTACACCGGGACCCCGCAGGGGGTGATCTTCGGCGAGAAGATCCCGCGCAAGGACCGCGCGTGGCTGAAACCCGGCGACGAGGTCGTGTCCGAGCTGGAAGGGCTCGGTGAGCTGCGCTTCAGGCTGGTCTGA
- a CDS encoding fumarylacetoacetate hydrolase family protein has protein sequence MGNRREFLTATAAGLAAAAAAPARAAEERTAAPKSTPAGAPPFGMPRDMVLLNMRRGDGYALGVKTKDGVLDVEAAGRALGMPVPADMDDLLQNGRGPALRALIDAVEAAPDGRFVLAEADVAYAPVVTRPEKIIMMGFNYRHHAEETGTPIPKDPPLFNKYNNALNHHGGTIALPTQAAREFDYETELVMVFGRECRNVSEADALDYLAGYCTGNDFSARDLQTLTSQFMIARPRTGSRRSAPTW, from the coding sequence ATGGGCAACCGACGCGAATTCCTGACCGCCACGGCCGCGGGCCTCGCCGCCGCCGCCGCGGCGCCGGCCCGGGCCGCCGAGGAGCGCACGGCGGCTCCGAAATCCACGCCGGCGGGGGCGCCGCCCTTCGGCATGCCCCGCGACATGGTCCTCCTCAACATGCGCCGCGGCGACGGCTACGCCCTGGGCGTGAAGACGAAGGACGGCGTTCTCGACGTCGAGGCCGCCGGCCGGGCGCTCGGGATGCCGGTCCCCGCCGACATGGACGACCTTCTCCAGAACGGGCGCGGCCCGGCCCTGCGCGCCCTGATCGACGCGGTCGAGGCCGCGCCCGACGGGCGCTTCGTGCTGGCGGAAGCCGACGTCGCCTACGCGCCGGTGGTCACGCGGCCCGAGAAGATCATCATGATGGGCTTCAACTACCGCCACCACGCGGAGGAGACCGGCACGCCGATCCCCAAGGACCCGCCGCTGTTCAACAAGTACAACAACGCCCTGAACCACCACGGCGGCACGATCGCGCTGCCGACTCAGGCGGCGCGGGAATTCGACTACGAGACCGAGCTGGTGATGGTGTTCGGCCGCGAGTGCCGGAACGTGTCCGAGGCGGACGCCCTCGATTATCTCGCCGGCTACTGCACGGGCAACGATTTCAGCGCCCGGGACCTCCAGACGCTGACCTCGCAGTTCATGATCGCAAGACCTCGGACGGGTTCGCGCCGCTCGGCCCCTACCTGGTGA